A single genomic interval of Phocoenobacter uteri harbors:
- the lolE gene encoding lipoprotein-releasing ABC transporter permease subunit LolE has product MNNPFFISWRYQKTKQKNRLVSLISAFSSIGIALGVMVLIVGLSAMNGFEKELNQRVLSVVPHAELTSYENGQQQPIDDGSKLEKLVKSNKNITAISPFVNFSALIENGAKLKIAQVKGIEPEKEQLASQLYKFIPSQEWQAFKKEGGLILGAGIARDLNVKQGDEVTLLLPQISDDGKFSQPQRFNINVAGILRLDGQLDHSYALLPLTTAQELLGYTNNQYSGIEFSVNQPFEIKKITLPELNYFEQPLYMQTWIDKFGYMYNDIHLVRTIMYIAMVLVIGVACFNIISTLIMAVKDKQGDIAILRTLGANNRFIQQIFLCYGLLAGLKGAIAGILLGILVSVNLTSMIQGLENIIGIKLLSDGIYFVNFLPSELHWLDIVWVLVATIIISLVASLYPAIRASKLEPAKVLSGY; this is encoded by the coding sequence ATGAATAATCCTTTTTTTATTAGCTGGCGATATCAAAAAACAAAACAAAAAAATCGCCTTGTTTCGTTGATTTCAGCATTTTCAAGTATCGGTATTGCACTTGGTGTGATGGTGTTGATTGTTGGATTAAGTGCGATGAATGGGTTTGAAAAAGAGCTTAATCAACGAGTACTTTCTGTTGTACCGCACGCTGAATTGACATCTTATGAAAACGGACAGCAACAGCCTATTGATGATGGAAGCAAATTAGAAAAATTAGTAAAAAGTAATAAAAATATAACCGCTATATCTCCCTTCGTCAATTTTTCTGCCTTGATTGAGAATGGGGCAAAATTGAAAATTGCTCAAGTGAAAGGCATTGAACCTGAAAAAGAACAGTTAGCAAGTCAGTTATATAAATTTATCCCTTCACAGGAGTGGCAAGCCTTTAAAAAAGAGGGCGGATTGATTTTAGGGGCAGGAATTGCTCGTGATCTAAATGTTAAACAAGGTGATGAAGTCACACTATTATTACCTCAAATCAGTGATGATGGAAAATTTAGTCAGCCACAGCGTTTTAATATCAATGTGGCGGGGATTTTAAGATTGGATGGTCAGCTAGATCATAGCTATGCGTTATTACCTCTTACGACTGCTCAAGAGCTACTTGGGTATACGAATAATCAATATTCAGGGATCGAGTTTTCGGTCAACCAGCCTTTTGAGATTAAAAAAATTACGCTACCAGAACTTAATTATTTTGAGCAACCATTATATATGCAAACGTGGATTGATAAATTTGGTTATATGTATAATGATATTCATTTGGTGCGAACAATAATGTATATTGCGATGGTGTTAGTGATTGGTGTGGCGTGTTTTAATATTATTTCTACCTTAATTATGGCCGTTAAAGACAAGCAAGGCGACATTGCGATTTTACGTACGCTGGGGGCAAATAATCGGTTTATTCAGCAGATTTTTCTCTGTTATGGATTGCTTGCTGGATTAAAAGGAGCGATTGCAGGAATTTTATTAGGCATTTTAGTGTCTGTTAATCTAACGTCAATGATTCAAGGTTTAGAAAATATCATTGGAATAAAATTGCTCTCAGATGGTATTTATTTTGTGAATTTTTTACCAAGTGAGCTACATTGGTTAGATATTGTTTGGGTGCTGGTTGCAACGATTATTATTAGTTTAGTGGCGAGTCTTTATCCAGCTATTCGAGCCTCTAAATTAGAACCAGCAAAAGTGTTGAGTGGATATTAG
- the hda gene encoding DnaA regulatory inactivator Hda, whose amino-acid sequence MISQLPLPIHQVNDETLENFYAQNSLVLLDSLRQNFGQVTQPFFYIWGNESCGKSHLLKAVNNHFLMEQRNASYIPLQKSCYFSSVVLENTDFLDVICLDDIQLIVGDSEWEEALFDLFNRLREQQSSNQQRKTLLLISANCPPNQLNIKLPDLRSRLNWGEVYQLKSFTDEEKCTILQQRANQKGLELSSEVANFLLKRLDRDLNSLIDTLDELDQASLQAQRKITVPFVKEILHL is encoded by the coding sequence ATGATTTCTCAGTTACCATTGCCAATTCATCAAGTAAATGATGAAACCTTAGAGAATTTTTATGCACAAAACAGCCTCGTGTTGTTAGATTCGCTACGCCAAAATTTTGGTCAGGTGACCCAACCTTTTTTCTATATTTGGGGAAATGAAAGTTGTGGCAAAAGCCATTTGCTTAAAGCGGTCAATAATCATTTTCTAATGGAACAACGCAATGCCAGTTATATTCCATTACAAAAATCTTGTTACTTTTCCTCTGTGGTGCTTGAAAATACTGATTTCCTCGATGTGATTTGCCTTGATGATATTCAACTTATTGTAGGCGATAGCGAATGGGAAGAAGCATTATTTGATCTTTTCAATCGTTTAAGAGAGCAGCAAAGTAGCAATCAACAACGTAAAACATTGTTGTTAATTAGTGCAAATTGCCCGCCTAATCAGTTAAATATTAAATTACCTGATTTACGCTCACGCTTAAATTGGGGTGAGGTTTATCAACTTAAAAGTTTCACAGATGAAGAAAAATGTACTATTTTACAGCAACGAGCGAACCAAAAAGGATTAGAGCTATCCAGTGAAGTGGCTAACTTCCTATTAAAACGCCTCGATCGAGATCTAAATTCACTGATTGATACCTTAGATGAGCTTGATCAAGCCTCTTTACAAGCACAGCGAAAAATCACTGTGCCTTTTGTGAAAGAGATTTTACATCTTTAA